From the Bos taurus isolate L1 Dominette 01449 registration number 42190680 breed Hereford chromosome 22, ARS-UCD2.0, whole genome shotgun sequence genome, one window contains:
- the LRRN1 gene encoding leucine-rich repeat neuronal protein 1 isoform X1 → MARMSFVLAAYQMVLSLLMTSLTGSSLQSSECPQLCVCEIRPWFTPQSTYREATTVDCNDLRLTRIPSNLSSDTQVLLLQSNNIAKTVDELQQLFNLTELDFSQNNFTNIKEVGLANLTQLTTLHLEENQITEMNDYCLQDLSNLQELYINHNQISTISANAFSGLKNLLRLHLNSNKLKVIDSRWFDSTPNLEILMIGENPVIGILDMNFKPLSNLRSLVLAGMYLTDIPGNALVGLDSLESLSFYDNKLVKVPQLALQKVPNLKFLDLNKNPIHKIQEGDFKNMLRLKELGINNMGELVSVDRYALDNLPELTKLEATNNPKLSYIHRLAFRSVPALESLMLNNNALNAVYQKTVESLPNLREISIHSNPLRCDCVIHWINSNKTNIRFMEPLSMFCAMPPEYRGQQVKEVLIQDSSEQCLPMISHDTFPNHLNMDIGTTVFLDCRAMAEPEPEIYWVTPLGNKITVETLSEKYKLSSEGTLEISKIQIEDSGRYTCVAQNVEGADTRVVMIKVNGTLLDGAQVLKIYVKQTESHSILVSWKVNSNVMTSNLKWSSATMKIDNPHITYTARVPVDVHEYNLTHLQPSTDYEVCLTVSNIHQQTQKSCVNVTTKNAAFALDISDQETSTALAAVMGSMFAVISLASIAVYIAKRFKRKNYHHSLKKYMQKTSSIPLNELYPPLINLWEGDSEKDKDGTADTKPTQVDTSRSYYMW, encoded by the coding sequence ATGGCTAGAATGAGCTTTGTCTTAGCAGCTTACCAGATGGTGCTGAGCCTGCTCATGACTTCATTAACTGGGTCTTCCCTACAAAGTAGTGAGTGTCCACAACTTTGTGTATGTGAAATTAGGCCCTGGTTTACCCCTCAGTCAACGTACAGAGAAGCCACCACTGTTGACTGCAATGATCTCCGCTTAACAAGGATTCCCAGCAACCTTTCCAGTGACACTCAAGTGCTTCTCTTACAGAGCAATAACATCGCCAAGACTGTGGATGAGCTACAGCAGCTTTTCAACCTGACGGAGCTAGATTTCTCCCAAAACAACTTTACAAATATTAAGGAGGTAGGGCTAGCAAACCTGACCCAGCTCACCACTCTACATCTGGAGGAAAATCAGATTACGGAAATGAATGATTATTGTCTACAAGACCTCAGCAACCTTCAAGAACTCTACATCAACCATAACCAGATTAGCACTATTTCTGCCAATGCTTTTTCAggcttaaaaaatcttttaaggcTCCACCTGAATTCCAACAAATTGAAAGTGATCGATAGCCGCTGGTTTGATTCCACACCCAACTTGGAAATTCTCATGATTGGGGAAAACCCCGTGATTGGAATTCTGGATATGAACTTCAAACCTCTCTCAAATTTGAGAAGCTTAGTTTTGGCTGGAATGTATCTCACTGATATTCCTGGAAATGCCTTGGTGGGCTTGGATAGCCTCGAGAGTCTGTCATTTTATGATAACAAACTAGTCAAAGTCCCTCAACTTGCCCTGCAAAAAGTTCCTAACTTGAAATTCTTAGACCTCAACAAAAACCCCATCCACAAAATCCAGGAAGGGGACTTCAAAAATATGCTTCGGTTAAAAGAACTGGGGATCAACAATATGGGGGAGCTCGTTTCTGTGGATCGCTATGCCCTGGATAACTTGCCTGAACTCACAAAGTTAGAAGCCACCAATAACCCCAAATTATCTTACATCCACCGCTTGGCTTTTCGAAGTGTTCCTGCCCTAGAAAGCTTGATGTTGAACAACAATGCTCTGAATGCCGTTTATCAAAAGACAGTAGAATCCCTTCCTAATCTGCGTGAGATCAGTATCCACAGCAATCCCCTGAGGTGTGACTGTGTCATCCACTGGATTAACTCCAATAAGACAAACATACGCTTCATGGAGCCCTTGTCTATGTTCTGTGCCATGCCACCTGAATACAGAGGGCAACAGGTAAAGGAAGTTTTAATCCAGGATTCCAGTGAGCAGTGCCTCCCAATGATATCTCATGACACATTTCCAAATCATTTAAACATGGATATCGGCACAACGGTTTTCCTAGACTGTCGGGCCATGGCTGAGCCGGAACCTGAAATATACTGGGTCACGCCCCTCGGGAATAAGATAACTGTGGAAACCCTTTCAGAGAAATACAAGCTAAGTAGTGAAGGTACATTGGAAATATCTAAAATACAGATTGAAGACTCAGGAAGATACACTTGTGTTGCCCAGAATGTGGAAGGGGCAGACACTCGAGTGGTGATGATTAAGGTTAATGGAACCCTTCTGGATGGTGCCCAGGTGCTGAAAATATATGTCAAGCAGACAGAATCTCATTCCATTTTAGTGTCCTGGAAAGTCAATTCCAATGTCATGACATCAAACTTAAAATGGTCATCTGCCACCATGAAGATTGACAACCCCCACATAACATACACTGCCAGGGTCCCGGTAGATGTTCACGAATACAACCTAACACATCTGCAGCCTTCCACAGATTATGAAGTGTGTCTCACAGTGTCCAATATTCATCAGCAGACTCAAAAGTCATGTGTTAATGTCACAACCAAAAATGCTGCCTTTGCGCTGGACATTTCGGATCAAGAAACCAGTACAGCCCTTGCTGCAGTAATGGGGTCCATGTTTGCCGTCATTAGCCTTGCGTCCATTGCTGTGTATATTGCCAAAAGATTTAAGAGGAAAAACTACCATCATTCACTGAAAAAGTATATGCAAAAAACCTCTTCCATCCCACTAAATGAGCTGTACCCACCGCTCATTAACCTCTGGGAAGGTGACAGCGAGAAAGACAAAGATGGTACTGCAGACACCAAGCCAACCCAAGTTGACACATCCAGAAGCTATTACATGTGGTAA